The proteins below come from a single Halothiobacillus neapolitanus c2 genomic window:
- the ruvX gene encoding Holliday junction resolvase RuvX — translation MTTSVLPGTWLAFDYGAWRIGVAVGEQMLGSARPLTTLHHRNAHQIQWDAIGQLLDEWRPVGLVLGWPLMDSGETYPVAEFIRRFGRRLDGRFNLPVRYVDERLSSEHAQMLLTTRHGKDKVKKSPSMIDAQAAAIILETFFSQSPVHSSEHSVESSAAYQTNGT, via the coding sequence ATGACGACTTCGGTCCTGCCCGGCACCTGGCTGGCATTCGATTATGGAGCATGGCGTATCGGTGTTGCCGTGGGTGAGCAAATGCTGGGCAGTGCACGTCCATTGACCACGCTGCATCATCGCAACGCACATCAGATCCAATGGGATGCCATCGGGCAACTACTGGATGAATGGCGCCCGGTTGGTCTGGTGTTGGGTTGGCCGTTGATGGATTCGGGCGAGACTTATCCCGTTGCCGAGTTCATCCGTCGCTTCGGCCGCAGGCTGGATGGCCGTTTTAATCTGCCGGTTCGTTACGTCGATGAGCGACTGAGTTCTGAACATGCGCAGATGCTGCTCACCACCCGTCACGGCAAGGATAAAGTGAAGAAATCGCCCAGTATGATCGATGCTCAGGCTGCTGCCATCATCCTTGAAACATTTTTCAGTCAAAGTCCGGTGCACTCGTCGGAGCATTCCGTGGAATCTTCTGCCGCATACCAAACAAATGGGACCTAA
- a CDS encoding YqgE/AlgH family protein, with amino-acid sequence MIKFPPEDHSQTPTIEAQDKRPARTSTISFTDPIQLKNQILIAMPSLDDPNFNHTVTYVCEHNEDGAMGITINRPLDVTLGDIFDHMKISCSNPSIRGRPVFMGGPVALERGFVLHTPHGGWESTLEITDEIGLTTSKDILQALAEGAGPARAVIALGYSGWSEGQLEQELADNTWLTVAATTELIFDYPVEERWAAAARSLGVDMNLLSGEAGHA; translated from the coding sequence ATGATTAAATTTCCTCCAGAAGACCATTCCCAAACACCAACTATTGAGGCGCAGGATAAACGCCCTGCACGCACCTCGACGATCAGCTTTACCGATCCAATTCAGTTGAAGAACCAGATACTGATCGCCATGCCCAGTCTGGACGATCCGAACTTCAATCACACGGTCACGTATGTCTGTGAGCACAATGAAGACGGGGCGATGGGGATTACCATCAATCGTCCGCTGGATGTCACTTTGGGTGATATTTTCGATCACATGAAGATTTCCTGTTCCAACCCGTCGATTCGCGGTCGACCCGTTTTCATGGGTGGCCCAGTCGCGCTGGAACGCGGTTTTGTATTGCATACACCGCACGGCGGTTGGGAATCGACACTGGAAATTACAGATGAAATCGGTCTTACGACCTCCAAAGACATTTTGCAGGCATTGGCCGAAGGCGCTGGCCCGGCGCGTGCAGTGATCGCGCTGGGCTATTCGGGGTGGTCCGAGGGGCAGCTTGAGCAGGAACTCGCTGACAATACCTGGTTGACTGTTGCGGCGACGACCGAGCTGATCTTCGATTATCCGGTTGAGGAACGTTGGGCTGCAGCTGCACGAAGTTTGGGTGTCGACATGAACTTGCTGTCCGGCGAAGCCGGTCACGCCTGA
- the rluB gene encoding 23S rRNA pseudouridine(2605) synthase RluB — MSKQRLQKILATQGLGSRRMIEGWISAGEVKLNGVVAQLGDVAEAGDVLDVRGQKITVSDETPIRRVIIYHKPEGEITSTSDPEGRPTVFGSLPAIRQGRWITVGRLDFNTSGLLLATNDGELANRLMHPSHQIERTYAVRVLGGLTEDQVKQLTTEVQLDDGPAHFDQLSDAGGTGVNRWYHVTLREGRNREIRRMIEAVGAVVSRLIRISYAGIPLPPRLKPGRAQDLPPEMEDALVKLVGLRPETRRKVQDEDTKRRALKPYRARVQTGTVAKRPAEPFRVPVRAESQEGADTAGRPTSRPIERATTRSSRPGEPRPVLSRARPQMTEEGSDKRGKPARAGGKPIRRERQGTARTTAPGRKPSRGR; from the coding sequence GTGAGTAAACAACGCCTGCAAAAAATTCTGGCCACCCAGGGACTCGGTTCCCGTCGCATGATCGAGGGTTGGATCAGTGCGGGTGAGGTTAAATTGAACGGCGTGGTTGCCCAGCTCGGTGACGTGGCCGAAGCGGGCGATGTTCTCGACGTGCGCGGGCAGAAAATCACTGTTTCCGACGAAACACCGATCCGGCGCGTCATCATTTATCACAAGCCTGAGGGCGAGATCACCTCTACTTCCGACCCGGAAGGTCGTCCAACCGTATTCGGCTCACTTCCCGCCATTCGCCAAGGGCGATGGATTACCGTAGGTCGTCTGGATTTCAACACATCCGGCCTGCTACTGGCGACCAATGATGGCGAGTTGGCCAACCGCTTGATGCACCCGAGCCACCAGATCGAGCGGACTTATGCTGTACGTGTACTGGGCGGATTAACCGAGGATCAGGTCAAGCAGTTGACCACCGAAGTCCAGCTCGATGACGGCCCGGCCCATTTCGATCAACTCAGCGACGCCGGTGGCACTGGGGTGAACCGCTGGTATCACGTGACCCTGCGTGAGGGGCGGAATCGTGAAATTCGCCGCATGATTGAAGCCGTGGGCGCCGTGGTTTCCCGCCTGATCCGCATCAGTTACGCGGGCATTCCGTTGCCGCCACGCCTCAAGCCGGGGCGCGCGCAGGATCTGCCGCCAGAAATGGAAGATGCGTTGGTCAAACTCGTTGGCCTTCGCCCCGAAACTCGTCGCAAAGTGCAGGATGAAGACACCAAGCGGCGCGCGCTGAAACCGTATCGGGCCCGTGTGCAAACCGGCACGGTCGCCAAACGGCCTGCCGAACCGTTCCGCGTTCCTGTCCGCGCTGAGTCGCAAGAGGGCGCCGATACTGCTGGCCGACCGACATCTCGCCCAATTGAGCGTGCAACAACCCGCTCGAGTCGACCCGGAGAACCGCGTCCGGTTTTGTCTCGCGCACGTCCGCAAATGACAGAAGAAGGCTCGGATAAGCGCGGCAAACCCGCGCGTGCCGGTGGCAAACCGATCCGTCGGGAGCGTCAAGGCACGGCTCGAACCACTGCCCCAGGGCGGAAACCATCTCGCGGCAGGTAA
- a CDS encoding MlaE family ABC transporter permease — protein sequence MTIITKRYRHTLMSTAAETTSSAETPPLARWLEDKDARDRQVTVLVLSGTWTIHSLQHVPTLDTLSGAPTKKADKPCIVLRSEMSAFDGAGALVLARWIRTWRADGFEVDLGEFPPRETSLLQLLDDRLVDTEPAPVKKPKMIARIGQFTVEQWHETRSFLAFLGELVWRGAPLLLTFWRIRWRAVISEIDAAGVRALGIVGLLSFMIGMVMAYQGGATLQNYGANVLIVDLVGIITLREMGPLLAAIIVAGRTGSSYTAQLGTMRITEEIDALRAIGVPPFEILIFPKVLALIITLPLLSIFSDLMGLLGGAVVANYGFGVSFSVYFDRMPEAVSLTTLWLGLLKTPVFAIVIALIGCMQGLRVRGSAAEVGHATTVSVVQAIFMVIVIDALFSVLYNVMGY from the coding sequence ATGACAATCATTACCAAGAGATACCGACACACCCTCATGTCAACGGCGGCAGAAACAACAAGTTCAGCAGAAACGCCCCCCTTAGCCCGCTGGCTTGAGGACAAAGACGCACGCGACAGGCAGGTGACTGTGCTGGTACTGAGCGGCACGTGGACGATCCACAGCCTGCAGCATGTGCCAACGCTGGATACGTTGTCCGGCGCACCAACCAAAAAAGCGGATAAACCCTGCATTGTGCTTCGAAGCGAGATGAGCGCGTTTGATGGTGCGGGCGCTCTGGTGCTGGCCCGGTGGATTAGAACGTGGCGGGCCGATGGCTTTGAGGTTGATCTTGGCGAGTTTCCACCGCGCGAAACGTCGTTACTCCAATTACTCGACGATCGGCTCGTCGATACCGAACCCGCGCCCGTAAAAAAACCGAAAATGATCGCCCGCATCGGTCAGTTCACGGTGGAACAATGGCATGAAACCCGTTCTTTTCTGGCATTTCTGGGCGAACTCGTTTGGCGCGGTGCTCCGCTTTTGCTCACTTTTTGGCGCATTCGTTGGCGGGCAGTCATATCAGAAATCGATGCGGCCGGTGTGCGGGCGCTTGGCATCGTCGGTTTACTCTCGTTCATGATCGGCATGGTCATGGCCTATCAAGGCGGCGCCACACTGCAAAACTATGGTGCCAACGTGTTGATTGTCGATTTGGTAGGCATCATCACGCTACGTGAAATGGGGCCCTTACTGGCTGCCATCATCGTGGCCGGTCGCACCGGCTCGTCATACACCGCTCAATTGGGCACCATGCGGATCACCGAAGAAATTGATGCCCTGCGCGCCATTGGCGTACCGCCGTTTGAGATTCTGATTTTCCCCAAGGTGCTGGCCTTGATAATCACCCTGCCCCTGCTCTCCATCTTCTCTGATTTGATGGGTCTGCTGGGCGGAGCGGTGGTGGCCAACTATGGCTTTGGGGTGTCTTTCTCAGTGTATTTTGATCGAATGCCCGAGGCCGTATCGCTCACAACGCTTTGGCTCGGGCTGCTCAAAACCCCGGTATTCGCCATCGTCATCGCGTTGATCGGCTGTATGCAGGGGCTGCGGGTGCGCGGTAGCGCGGCGGAAGTCGGCCATGCGACGACGGTCAGCGTGGTACAAGCCATTTTCATGGTGATTGTGATCGATGCGCTCTTTTCGGTGCTCTACAACGTGATGGGCTATTGA
- a CDS encoding ABC transporter ATP-binding protein → MTAPSLKKTDLPPSRDLVIDAEGIINQFGSNRVHDNLDFKLERGKILALVGGSGTGKTVLLHTLIMLRQANAGSLKLFGVDINSANDALRQSLRERIGVLFQGGALFTSLTVLENVLLPIKEHGHFDPHWLNDLGISKILLAGLPAESAHKLPMELSGGMVKRAALARALALDPELLVLDEPTSGLDPIGAAAFDDLVRTLSDSLGLTVLQATHDLDSIWRGVDEVAFLGRKKVLAVGTAAELAARDEPELQAYFRGARSQAFWLGAQQEKQHSQAASPSFPSETS, encoded by the coding sequence ATGACAGCCCCTTCCCTAAAAAAAACCGATCTGCCACCCTCCAGAGATCTGGTTATCGATGCGGAAGGCATCATTAATCAGTTCGGCAGCAATCGCGTGCACGATAACCTCGATTTCAAGCTTGAACGCGGTAAAATTCTTGCCCTTGTGGGCGGTTCAGGCACCGGAAAAACGGTGCTTTTGCACACCTTGATCATGCTGCGACAGGCCAATGCCGGATCACTCAAACTCTTTGGTGTGGATATAAACTCGGCCAATGATGCCCTCCGTCAATCATTACGTGAGCGTATTGGCGTGTTGTTTCAGGGCGGTGCCTTGTTCACTTCGCTGACCGTGCTGGAAAACGTACTGCTTCCGATCAAGGAACACGGTCATTTTGATCCGCATTGGCTCAACGACCTGGGCATCAGCAAAATTCTTCTGGCCGGTTTGCCCGCCGAAAGTGCGCATAAATTGCCCATGGAGTTATCTGGCGGCATGGTGAAACGGGCCGCATTGGCGCGGGCATTAGCGCTTGATCCCGAGTTATTGGTGCTCGATGAGCCCACCTCGGGGCTCGATCCGATTGGTGCAGCTGCGTTCGATGATCTGGTGCGCACCTTAAGCGATTCACTGGGCCTGACCGTTTTGCAGGCCACGCACGATTTGGATTCCATTTGGCGCGGCGTCGATGAAGTTGCGTTCCTTGGTCGAAAAAAAGTATTGGCCGTGGGCACCGCTGCCGAACTGGCGGCACGCGATGAACCCGAACTACAGGCTTATTTTCGCGGCGCGCGATCACAAGCATTCTGGCTGGGTGCGCAGCAGGAAAAGCAGCATTCGCAGGCTGCATCACCCTCTTTTCCATCAGAGACAAGCTAA
- a CDS encoding MlaD family protein, giving the protein MDSKINYTAVGLFVLLLIFGLAGTVYWLVTGGKQQAFTPYVIYATDSVAGLTVNSHVLYRGVDVGQVKSIRIDRNNPGRIRILVDIDENVPIFSDTVAQLRPQGVTGLSVLNLTGGKSSVSLTQRNKQGELVIPYQPSIFSRLEGGLSETMVKFSRISNRLDMLLSEKNIATLDNTLQNINTLSTVLAEHKDDISAAIIAGRTTLQNTAEASQSANSLIKQSQRLIARFDKSIQGLKSTLTAANEAANKVSAASESTLTMSKTGNETLTNFNQQTLPVLDGLLTQLQETSRALTQLVNEINENPSQILYGTAPIPPGPGESKTRPRLIQITPSP; this is encoded by the coding sequence ATGGATTCTAAAATCAATTACACCGCTGTCGGCTTATTCGTTTTGCTGCTCATCTTTGGTTTAGCCGGCACTGTTTATTGGCTTGTAACGGGAGGGAAACAACAGGCATTTACCCCATATGTTATCTACGCCACCGACAGCGTGGCTGGCTTGACGGTCAACAGTCACGTACTTTATCGGGGTGTGGACGTAGGCCAGGTCAAGAGCATTCGCATTGATAGAAATAATCCGGGACGAATTCGGATATTGGTTGATATTGACGAAAATGTGCCCATTTTTTCAGACACCGTCGCGCAACTTAGGCCACAGGGTGTTACTGGACTGAGCGTTCTGAACTTGACCGGCGGCAAATCGAGCGTTTCATTGACGCAACGCAACAAACAGGGAGAATTGGTCATCCCCTACCAACCCTCTATCTTTTCCCGGCTCGAGGGCGGCCTGAGCGAAACCATGGTTAAATTTTCGCGCATCAGCAATCGGCTGGATATGCTCTTAAGTGAAAAGAACATCGCAACACTGGATAACACGCTGCAAAACATTAATACGTTATCCACCGTGCTCGCCGAACATAAAGACGATATTTCAGCTGCCATCATTGCCGGACGTACCACACTGCAAAACACAGCCGAAGCCAGTCAATCGGCCAATTCACTCATCAAACAATCCCAAAGACTGATCGCACGCTTCGACAAATCGATTCAAGGGCTCAAAAGCACGCTGACCGCAGCAAATGAGGCAGCCAATAAAGTGAGCGCTGCGAGCGAAAGCACACTGACCATGAGCAAAACCGGCAATGAAACGCTCACAAACTTCAACCAGCAAACGTTGCCCGTGCTCGATGGCCTGCTCACGCAACTGCAAGAGACCAGCAGGGCGCTGACGCAACTTGTCAACGAGATCAACGAAAATCCAAGTCAGATTTTGTACGGTACAGCACCTATTCCACCGGGGCCGGGTGAGAGCAAAACGCGCCCCAGGCTGATTCAAATCACCCCATCACCTTGA
- a CDS encoding ABC-type transport auxiliary lipoprotein family protein, translating into MLSIFSATLASCSLPIRAPEQQNVFRFNSPNIQTPTIDSTSSESAFLIQMRTPRAAEGFNTQSMMYSRDALNLAPYRDSRWLATPAHMLGDVIEQTLLKQPWVAGVVPNSANAPVAANLSCRLIRLEHDIDGSTGKAHLVMSCLWTTPANHEVQGHLRFDQTQAITRNDATGFATASQQLVNQAVTQIINQTRAVIVKSTKANS; encoded by the coding sequence ATGTTAAGTATTTTTAGCGCAACCTTAGCTAGCTGCAGCCTGCCCATCAGGGCACCGGAGCAGCAGAATGTGTTTCGCTTTAACAGCCCAAACATTCAAACGCCTACCATCGATTCAACGAGTTCCGAAAGCGCCTTTCTAATCCAAATGCGAACACCCAGAGCCGCCGAAGGGTTTAACACCCAGTCGATGATGTACAGCCGCGATGCCCTCAACCTTGCGCCCTACCGAGACAGCCGTTGGTTGGCCACACCGGCACACATGCTCGGCGACGTGATTGAACAAACCTTGCTCAAACAGCCTTGGGTTGCGGGTGTCGTACCCAATTCGGCGAATGCACCTGTTGCCGCCAATCTCAGTTGCCGGTTGATCCGCCTTGAGCACGACATCGATGGCTCAACGGGCAAAGCGCACCTTGTAATGAGCTGCCTTTGGACAACGCCAGCCAATCATGAGGTTCAAGGCCATTTGCGCTTTGATCAAACTCAAGCCATTACGCGCAACGATGCCACCGGATTTGCCACAGCCAGCCAACAGCTGGTCAATCAGGCCGTTACACAAATCATCAATCAAACCCGCGCGGTCATTGTCAAAAGCACCAAAGCCAATAGTTGA
- a CDS encoding DEAD/DEAH box helicase translates to MSFAELGLMPELLTALDAVGYTSPTPIQREAIPIVLSGRDLLAAAQTGTGKTAGFTLPLLQRLATTPVLHPAPKHRIRALVLTPTRELASQVEESVKQYGQKLKLTSMVIFGGVNINPQRDRLQRKLDILVATPGRLLDHVGQGNVDLGGVEILVLDEADRMLDMGFIRDIKRVLALLPKQRQNLLFSATFAPEIKTFAQNLLDNPAKVEVAPQVTTAERVEQRIYPVDRDAKKALLQQLIVDGNWNQVLVFTRTKHGANRLAEQLDKDGIPAMAIHSNKSQSAREKALGAFKAGKLRVLVATDIAARGIDIDALPHVVNYELPNVPEDYVHRIGRTGRAGAGGEAVSLVCVDEHKLLADIERTIRQKLERVIVPGFEPDPNARPEPLRKPQAARQPRRDFPPRSAQGHGGQGHNAQAPRSAGSQRDGQPRSAGSAAAGNRPQRDGGRDTGNRSRPAGSGQRRRPSGNV, encoded by the coding sequence ATGTCATTTGCTGAACTGGGCCTGATGCCCGAGTTACTGACCGCGCTCGACGCCGTCGGCTATACAAGTCCTACCCCCATCCAACGTGAAGCGATCCCGATCGTCTTGTCCGGGCGGGATCTTCTGGCCGCAGCCCAAACCGGCACCGGGAAAACCGCCGGCTTCACCTTGCCATTGTTGCAACGACTCGCCACCACGCCTGTCTTGCACCCGGCACCCAAACACCGCATTCGTGCACTCGTGCTGACACCTACGCGCGAACTGGCTTCGCAGGTAGAAGAAAGCGTCAAGCAGTATGGCCAAAAGTTAAAATTGACCTCGATGGTGATTTTCGGCGGCGTGAACATCAACCCACAGCGTGATCGTCTGCAACGCAAACTCGACATCCTCGTCGCCACGCCAGGGCGCCTGCTCGATCACGTCGGCCAAGGCAACGTGGACTTGGGCGGCGTGGAAATTCTGGTGCTGGATGAAGCCGACCGCATGCTCGACATGGGATTTATCCGCGACATCAAGCGGGTGCTCGCCCTGTTGCCCAAGCAACGGCAAAACCTGCTCTTCTCGGCCACCTTTGCGCCTGAAATAAAAACCTTCGCCCAGAATTTGCTCGACAACCCGGCCAAGGTCGAAGTTGCGCCACAGGTCACCACCGCCGAGCGCGTTGAGCAACGGATTTATCCCGTTGACCGGGATGCTAAAAAAGCCCTGTTACAACAGCTCATCGTCGATGGCAACTGGAATCAAGTGCTGGTCTTCACCCGCACCAAACACGGCGCGAACCGTCTGGCCGAACAGCTCGACAAGGACGGTATCCCCGCCATGGCGATTCACAGTAACAAGAGCCAGTCTGCCCGTGAGAAAGCGCTCGGTGCATTCAAGGCCGGCAAACTGCGCGTCCTGGTCGCAACCGACATTGCAGCCCGTGGCATCGATATCGACGCCCTGCCTCATGTCGTCAACTATGAATTGCCGAACGTCCCCGAAGACTACGTGCATCGTATCGGTCGGACCGGTCGCGCCGGTGCGGGCGGCGAAGCCGTTTCCTTGGTGTGTGTGGACGAGCATAAACTGCTGGCCGATATCGAGCGCACTATTCGCCAGAAACTCGAACGCGTTATTGTGCCCGGCTTCGAACCGGACCCGAATGCCAGGCCCGAGCCATTGCGCAAACCACAGGCAGCGCGCCAACCCCGCCGCGACTTTCCACCACGCAGCGCTCAAGGCCATGGTGGACAAGGTCACAACGCCCAGGCACCTCGGTCAGCCGGCTCCCAGCGGGATGGTCAACCGCGTTCAGCCGGTAGCGCCGCAGCGGGCAATCGCCCCCAAAGAGATGGCGGCAGAGATACGGGCAACCGCTCACGTCCTGCGGGTTCCGGTCAGCGCCGTCGGCCTTCTGGCAACGTGTAA
- the ppsA gene encoding phosphoenolpyruvate synthase encodes MNKFKYIRFFDELGIDDVPLVGGKNASLGEMYRKLSPAGVRIPNGFAITAEAYHYMLDSANAWPALHEALDTLDPEDVSDLARRGKRAREIVYGAGLPDDLAKEIIAAYRKLQEEYGEDVGLAVRSSATAEDLPTASFAGQQDTFLNVRGDQSLLDACRRDFASLFTDRAIHYRVDQGFDHFKIGLSIGVMKMVRSDLSASGVMFSLDTESGFRDAVFITGSYGLGENIVQGAVDPDEFYVHKPTFAAGHRAVLRRNMGGKAIMMVYMEGDTRNTTRNIPTPTEDRERFCIGDADVLELAEYAIAIEAHYGHPMDMEWAKDGLDGKMYIVQARPETVASQRRVNLLESYELDGQGEVIITGRSVGERIASGPARIIQDAAHLSEFKPGEILVADTTTPDWEPVMKTAAAVVTNRGGRTCHAAIIARELGIPAVVGAGEATTKIPDGATITVSCAEGDNGRIYKGAVPFHVDTTEVGDIARPTTQIMINLGNPDLAFKTSFLPNDGVGLARMEFIINESIKAHPLALLHPEKVSSAADRAAIARLTSGYANGEAYFIERLSEGVGTIAAAFWPKPVVVRMSDFKSNEYATLLGGSDFEPDEANPMIGFRGAARYAHPAYEEGFRLECLAMKRVREVMGLTNVILMLPFVRRVKEADDVLAKMAEFGLKRGENGLQIYAMCEIPNNVILIDQFAKRFDGFSIGTNDLTQLTLGVDRDSEMVAFDYDERDDGVKEMIRLAVEGCARNGIHSGLCGQAPSDYPEMAAFLVEIGIESMSLNPDTVVNTTRKVLEIEAKMKEKRG; translated from the coding sequence ATGAATAAATTCAAATACATCCGGTTCTTTGACGAATTGGGGATCGACGATGTGCCGCTGGTCGGTGGCAAGAATGCGTCTCTGGGCGAGATGTACCGCAAGCTATCACCCGCCGGTGTACGCATCCCCAATGGTTTTGCCATTACTGCCGAGGCCTACCACTACATGCTGGATTCGGCCAATGCCTGGCCTGCGCTGCACGAGGCGCTTGATACGCTTGACCCCGAGGATGTGAGTGATTTGGCGCGGCGTGGCAAGCGAGCGCGGGAAATTGTCTACGGTGCGGGTTTGCCGGATGACTTGGCAAAAGAAATCATCGCAGCCTATCGCAAACTGCAGGAAGAATATGGCGAAGATGTTGGGCTTGCGGTGCGCAGTTCGGCCACCGCGGAGGATCTTCCAACGGCGAGCTTTGCCGGCCAGCAGGATACATTTCTTAATGTGCGAGGCGATCAAAGCCTGTTGGACGCCTGTCGGCGGGATTTTGCCAGTCTGTTCACGGATCGTGCGATTCATTATCGAGTCGATCAGGGCTTCGATCATTTCAAGATCGGCCTTTCCATCGGTGTCATGAAAATGGTGCGTTCGGATCTTTCGGCATCGGGCGTGATGTTCTCGCTCGATACCGAATCGGGCTTCCGCGATGCCGTATTCATTACCGGCAGTTATGGTCTTGGCGAGAATATCGTGCAGGGTGCGGTCGACCCCGACGAGTTCTACGTTCATAAGCCAACATTCGCTGCGGGTCATCGGGCGGTATTGCGACGCAATATGGGCGGCAAGGCCATCATGATGGTCTACATGGAAGGCGATACACGGAACACAACGCGTAATATTCCCACACCGACCGAAGATCGCGAACGGTTCTGTATCGGTGATGCCGACGTGCTGGAACTGGCCGAATACGCCATAGCAATCGAGGCGCATTACGGCCACCCCATGGACATGGAGTGGGCAAAGGATGGCCTGGACGGGAAGATGTACATCGTGCAGGCACGTCCGGAGACGGTGGCATCCCAACGTCGGGTCAATCTTCTGGAAAGCTATGAGCTCGACGGTCAGGGGGAGGTCATCATCACTGGGCGTTCCGTGGGTGAGCGAATTGCCAGCGGCCCGGCGCGAATCATTCAGGATGCCGCCCACCTGAGCGAATTTAAACCCGGTGAGATTCTGGTCGCCGATACGACCACGCCGGATTGGGAGCCTGTCATGAAGACGGCTGCGGCGGTCGTGACCAACCGCGGCGGGCGTACGTGCCATGCGGCAATTATCGCGCGTGAGTTGGGTATTCCCGCGGTGGTCGGTGCGGGCGAAGCGACGACCAAGATTCCCGATGGAGCGACGATCACCGTTTCCTGCGCGGAAGGCGACAACGGCCGGATTTACAAGGGCGCTGTGCCGTTCCATGTCGATACGACGGAAGTGGGTGATATCGCTCGTCCGACCACCCAGATCATGATCAATCTCGGTAACCCTGACCTTGCATTCAAAACCTCATTCCTGCCGAACGATGGCGTGGGGCTGGCCCGGATGGAGTTCATCATCAACGAGTCCATCAAGGCGCACCCACTGGCCTTGTTGCATCCTGAGAAAGTGTCTTCTGCGGCAGATCGCGCGGCGATTGCTCGTCTGACGAGCGGTTATGCCAATGGCGAAGCCTACTTCATCGAGCGTCTTTCCGAGGGTGTGGGGACGATTGCGGCCGCTTTCTGGCCGAAGCCCGTTGTGGTGCGTATGTCCGATTTTAAATCGAATGAATATGCCACCTTGCTGGGCGGTTCGGATTTCGAGCCGGACGAGGCCAATCCGATGATTGGTTTCCGTGGTGCTGCCCGCTATGCCCATCCGGCCTACGAGGAAGGTTTCCGTCTTGAATGTCTCGCCATGAAGCGTGTGCGTGAAGTGATGGGGCTAACCAATGTGATTCTCATGCTGCCCTTTGTTCGTCGCGTGAAAGAAGCCGACGACGTGCTGGCAAAAATGGCGGAATTCGGGCTCAAACGGGGCGAGAACGGTCTGCAAATCTATGCCATGTGTGAAATCCCGAATAATGTGATCCTGATCGATCAATTCGCGAAGCGGTTTGACGGTTTCTCGATTGGCACAAATGATTTGACGCAATTGACGCTGGGCGTGGATCGGGATAGCGAGATGGTCGCATTCGATTATGACGAGCGTGACGACGGCGTGAAGGAGATGATCCGGCTTGCGGTAGAAGGCTGCGCGCGCAACGGCATCCATTCCGGCCTGTGTGGTCAGGCGCCGTCCGACTATCCCGAGATGGCCGCATTTCTGGTCGAGATTGGGATTGAGTCCATGAGCTTGAATCCCGATACGGTTGTTAACACTACGCGCAAAGTGCTTGAAATCGAAGCGAAGATGAAAGAAAAGCGCGGCTGA
- the minD gene encoding septum site-determining protein MinD — translation MAKIIVVTSGKGGVGKTTTSAAISSGLALAGKKTVVIDFDVGLRNLDLIMGVERRVVYDLVNVIQKEAGLSQALIKHKEVDNLYVLPASQTKDKDALTEEGVKQVFDDLKADGFDYIICDSPAGIERGAQLAMYYADEAIVVSNPEVSSVRDSDRMLGILASKSQRAKNGETPIREHLLITRYSPNRVEAGEMLSIEDMLEILAVPLLGVIPESPAVLQASNSGRPVILDQTADAGQAYQDAVARLLGEDRPMRFVEAEKKSFFNRLFGRG, via the coding sequence GTGGCAAAAATTATCGTTGTAACTTCAGGGAAAGGCGGCGTTGGTAAAACAACGACAAGCGCAGCGATTTCCAGCGGCTTGGCTTTGGCCGGTAAGAAAACGGTCGTCATCGATTTTGATGTGGGTCTACGAAACCTTGACCTCATCATGGGGGTTGAGCGGCGCGTGGTCTATGACCTCGTAAACGTCATCCAGAAAGAGGCCGGTTTGAGCCAAGCGCTCATCAAACACAAGGAAGTCGACAATCTTTATGTCCTCCCCGCCTCACAAACCAAAGACAAAGATGCACTGACCGAAGAAGGCGTCAAACAAGTTTTTGATGATTTGAAGGCCGACGGCTTCGATTACATCATCTGCGACTCCCCTGCTGGCATTGAACGCGGCGCACAACTGGCCATGTACTACGCCGATGAAGCAATCGTGGTTTCCAACCCCGAAGTTTCTTCTGTTCGAGACTCTGACCGCATGCTCGGCATTCTGGCCAGCAAGTCCCAACGGGCCAAAAACGGCGAAACCCCCATTCGTGAACATTTGCTGATTACCCGCTACTCACCCAACCGCGTGGAGGCGGGTGAAATGCTTTCCATCGAAGACATGCTCGAAATTCTGGCTGTGCCGCTGCTGGGCGTCATTCCCGAATCACCCGCGGTGCTTCAGGCTTCCAACTCCGGTCGTCCGGTCATTCTCGATCAGACAGCAGATGCCGGACAAGCCTATCAGGACGCGGTCGCTCGGCTTCTTGGTGAAGATCGGCCCATGCGGTTCGTTGAAGCGGAGAAAAAATCCTTCTTCAACCGTTTGTTTGGACGGGGGTAA